From a region of the Kwoniella mangroviensis CBS 8507 chromosome 1 map unlocalized Ctg01, whole genome shotgun sequence genome:
- a CDS encoding Fe-S cluster assembly protein DRE2: MTAVNGFATASSSTTTSTQVVVGSMERIEEYQNVLTQLKNQGGNVQGEMVDRILDNATTLPSPPLTIHLILPLPIPSNLLSSIPPSTQLFIHIPSTHTESDLTSLHSSLASKSFTPLLPTPSSSIIAYTSPSSSSLPTPTSVPAPFSIGAAGGARPLTLKRSGDKARKAALWALDSPLLEDGGKSLLTPEDKQRPECIFPESDGKKVKRRRACKDCTCGLKELEDEEEAQTQNAIREAQKSFFLEGDDDIPDILKTATIGVEGVWPTEKRAEAKKTSSCGSCYLGDAFRCSSCPYLGLPPFKPGEQVKLSIADDF, encoded by the exons ATGACCGCTGTTAACGGTTTTGCcactgcttcttcctctaccaccacctccactcaGGTCGTGGTAGGCTCCATGGAGAGGATAGAGGAGTATCAGAATGTCTTGACGCAATTGAAGAATCAAGGTGGGAACGTACAGGGAGAGATGGTTGATCGTATATTGGATAATG CTACTACCCTCCCATCACCACCTCTCACTATCCACCTTATACTACCCCTACCAATCCCTTCCAACTTactatcttccatcccaccttCGACCCAACTGTTCATCCACATTCCATCAACTCACACCGAATCCGACTTGACTTCCTTACACTCTTCTCTCGCCTCCAAATCGTTCACCCCATTATTacctacaccttcatcatccatcatcgcctatacatctccatcttcatcctctctacCAACCCCCACGTCTGTTCCTGCTCCTTTCTCAATAGGAGCAGCTGGAGGAGCCAGACCATTGACATTAAAGCGATCAGGAGACAAAGCTCGTAAAGCTGCATTATGGGCCCTAGACTCACCCCTATTAGAAGACGGTGGTAAATCACTTTTAACCCCCGAGGACAAACAGCGTCCGGAATGTATATTCCCAGAGAGCGATGGTAAGAAAGTTAAAAGGAGAAGAGCATGTAAAGATTGTACTTGTGGATTAAAAGAGTtggaagacgaggaagaagctcaaaCTCAAAATGCAATCAGAGAAGCTCAaaaatccttcttcttagagggcgatgatgatatacctgatataCTTAAGACCGCTACGATAGGTGTAGAAGGCGTTTGGCCAACTGAGAAAAGAGCTGAAGCAAAGAAAACTAGTAGTTGTGGGAGTTGTTATCTGGGTGATGCGTTTAGGTGTTCGAGTTGTCCTTatcttg GTCTACCACCTTTCAAACCCGGTGAACAAGTCAAATTGTCCATCGCAGACGATTTCTAG